One window of the Zea mays cultivar B73 chromosome 3, Zm-B73-REFERENCE-NAM-5.0, whole genome shotgun sequence genome contains the following:
- the LOC103651227 gene encoding lysM domain receptor-like kinase 3, with amino-acid sequence MPPHRLLPLLLLLLPLGVSGAAAAGGNATSAPLPCSELSRVCTAFIAFPTAGAGPANATVLESMFDAAPGDLTADAAASPRYAFVRKNCSCLPSRTYLANTTYTIPSSATTSFPNTTAADVAAAAYSGLAVPPPGGAAQRPPRPGAVVALHLLCGCSSGPWNYLLTYVGVEGDTVESLSSRFGASMDAIETANAMAGPDPITAGKVYYIPLNSVPGQAYVTLPAPPAPAPAPTDYTLSGTPDYHSSKFPYGWVIGSMGVALALIVIAVLALVLWKFFGYKPQDRNGQRKSPDRHKFQLLKSGSFCYGSGRYLCCQFGNAKPTRADGGEHHINVPKGVAADVFDREKPIVFTHEEILISTDSFSDANLLGHGTYGSVYYGVLREQEVAIKRMMATKTKEFIVEMKVLCKVHHASLVELIGYAAGKDELFLVYEYSQNGSLKNHLHDPERKGCSSLSWIFRVQIALDAARGLEYIHEHTKDHYVHRDIKSSNILLDGSFRAKISDFGLAKLVVKSNDAEASVTKVVGTFGYLAPEYLRDGLATTKSDVYAFGVVLFELISGKEAITRAEGMGASSNSERCSLASVMLAAVRKCPNSTYMGNLKDCIDHNLRDLYPYDCAYKMAMLAKQCVDEDPVLRPDMKQVVITLSQILLSSIEWEATQAGNSQVFSGLVAGR; translated from the exons ATGCCGCCCCACCGCCTCCTTCCCCTTCTCCTCCTACTCCTGCCTCTCGGCGTCTCCGGCGCCGCCGCTGCCGGGGGGAACGCCACGTCGGCGCCGCTCCCCTGCTCCGAGCTCTCGCGCGTCTGCACGGCCTTCATCGCCTTCCCGACTGCCGGCGCGGGGCCCGCCAATGCCACGGTGCTCGAGTCCATGTTCGACGCCGCGCCGGGCGACCTCACGGCCGACGCCGCGGCCAGCCCGAGGTACGCCTTCGTGCGTAAGAACTGCTCCTGCCTCCCGTCCCGCACCTACCTCGCCAACACCACCTACACCATCCCCTCCTCCGCGACGACCTCCTTCCCCAATACCACCGCCGCCGATGTCGCGGCTGCGGCGTACTCGGGCCTCGCCGTGCCGCCGCCTGGCGGGGCGGCGCAGCGACCGCCGCGACCGGGAGCGGTTGTGGCGCTCCACCTGCTCTGCGGCTGCTCGTCCGGGCCCTGGAACTACCTTCTCACCTATGTCGGCGTCGAAGGGGACACAGTGGAATCACTATCGAGTAGGTTCGGGGCGAGCATGGATGCCATCGAGACTGCCAATGCCATGGCCGGCCCCGACCCCATCACCGCGGGAAAGGTGTACTACATCCCACTCAACTCAG TTCCTGGACAGGCATATGTTACACTACCTGCTCCTCCTGCCCCAGCCCCAGCGCCAACAGACTATACATTGTCAG GGACACCAGATTACCATTCAAGCAAATTTCCTTATGGATGGGTTATTGGTAGCATGGGAGTTGCGCTTGCTTTAATTGTTATTGCTGTTCTTGCACTTGTCCTATGGAAATTCTTTGGATATAAACCCCAAGATCGTAACGGCCAGAGAAAGAGCCCAGACCGACATAAGTTTCAACTCCTTAAGAGTGGTAGTTTCTGTTATGGTTCTGGAAGATATTTGTGTTGCCAATTTGGAAATGCAAAGCCAACAAGAGCGGATGGTGGTGAGCATCATATCAATGTCCCCAAAG GTGTAGCAGCAGACGTATTTGATAGGGAGAAGCCTATTGTGTTTACGCACGAAGAAATACTCATATCAACTGACTCATTTTCGGATGCAAATCTTCTTGGTCATGGTACATATGGTTCTGTCTATTACGGTGTTCTCCGAGAGCAG GAGGTTGCGATAAAGAGAATGATGGCCACTAAAACAAAAGAATTCATAGTGGAAATGAAAGTTCTTTGCAAGGTTCATCATGCTAGTCTG GTAGAATTGATTGGCTATGCAGCAGGCAAGGATGAGCTTTTCCTGGTTTATGAGTACTCTCAAAATGGTTCACTCAAAAATCATCTACATGATCCTGAAAGAAAGG GGTGTTCATCACTTTCATGGATCTTTCGGGTCCAAATTGCACTTGATGCTGCCAGAGGACTAGAATACATTCATGAGCACACCAAAGATCATTATGTTCATAGAGACATTAAATCAAGTAATATCTTGCTTGATGGTTCCTTCAGAGCGAAG ATTTCAGATTTTGGCCTTGCAAAACTTGTAGTGAAATCCAATGACGCAGAGGCTTCTGTCACTAAGGTTGTTGGAACTTTTGGTTATTTAGCCCCTGA ATACCTGCGGGATGGCCTGGCAACTACGAAGAGTGATGTCTATGCTTTTGGTGTGGTACTTTTTGAGCTAATATCTGGAAAGGAGGCGATTACAAGAGCTGAAGGAATGGGTGCAAGCTCAAACTCCGAGCGATGCTCACTGGCATCAGTT ATGTTAGCTGCCGTAAGGAAATGTCCTAATTCAACGTATATGGGGAACCTGAAAGACTGCATTGACCATAATCTAAGGGATCTGTATCCTTATGACTGTGCGTACAAG ATGgccatgctagcaaaacagtgcgtGGACGAAGACCCTGTTCTACGGCCGGACATGAAGCAGGTGGTAATCACGCTCTCTCAAATACTGCTGTCTTCTATCGAGTGGGAGGCAACACAGGCTGGGAACAGCCAAGTGTTTAGTGGTCTTGTGGCGGGGAGGTGA